From a single Arachnia propionica genomic region:
- a CDS encoding helix-turn-helix domain-containing protein gives MSRLVTIRVEKKLRIVLSVLQGETSIEAVRWEKVSEQAIGNWKRQFLEGDRAGIEAGRFKPTSRE, from the coding sequence ATGAGTCGTCTTGTGACGATTCGTGTGGAGAAGAAGCTCCGTATCGTGTTGTCCGTGCTGCAAGGTGAGACCTCAATTGAGGCAGTCCGCTGGGAGAAGGTTTCCGAGCAGGCGATCGGGAACTGGAAACGGCAGTTCCTTGAAGGTGACAGAGCTGGGATTGAGGCGGGTAGGTTCAAGCCCACGTCTCGGGAGTAG
- a CDS encoding SidA/IucD/PvdA family monooxygenase → MVLSLTVLGAGPKAIAVQAKAHALRCLGISKAEILVLDPLGVGGNWLSDGGWTNGRHLLGTSPLKDIGFPYNTRIAGHEAGSSLGILNRKVDRELFQVSWIQFLIETNRYTSWVDRGHPSPLHRLWAEYLNWAAERIDLKLLSGRVDRISVCGGEPACWSLSVQLNDGSTHDVVSEALMITGPGTSSRCIADLPQVYSLARFWRAAGEGSLPEMDRVAVIGGGESAASVVNELVRYPCKEIKVISPAATIFSRGESQFENRLYSEPARWLALDEAARRDVISRTDRGVFSVRVQDFLQSDDRVLHLRGKAETVEGNGEFVVISISDTVLGTRQESFDLVVDARGNNPLWFTQLMDDDVRELLAGACGGTLRLSGVEERVGADLALEGVVPKLFLPMLSGLRQGPGFANLSCLGELSDRILAGMGVGTLPGDILDADRRSAGRQK, encoded by the coding sequence ATGGTGCTGTCCTTGACGGTGCTGGGGGCTGGGCCGAAGGCAATTGCTGTTCAAGCCAAGGCGCATGCGTTGCGATGCTTGGGTATCTCAAAAGCCGAGATCCTTGTTCTCGATCCCTTGGGTGTGGGTGGAAACTGGCTTTCGGATGGCGGCTGGACCAATGGCCGCCACCTGCTGGGTACTTCACCGCTTAAGGACATCGGCTTTCCCTACAACACCCGCATAGCTGGGCATGAAGCAGGCTCCTCCTTGGGCATCCTCAACAGGAAGGTTGATCGGGAACTTTTTCAAGTCAGTTGGATCCAATTCCTCATCGAAACCAATAGATATACTTCCTGGGTTGATCGTGGGCATCCCTCGCCTCTGCATCGACTGTGGGCCGAATATCTAAATTGGGCGGCGGAGCGAATTGATCTGAAGCTGCTGTCAGGGCGTGTTGATAGGATTTCGGTGTGTGGTGGGGAGCCCGCATGCTGGTCACTATCGGTTCAGCTCAATGACGGTTCAACTCATGACGTGGTTTCTGAAGCGCTCATGATTACTGGCCCTGGAACCAGCTCGCGCTGCATTGCTGATCTGCCTCAGGTGTACTCATTGGCGCGTTTCTGGCGCGCGGCAGGTGAAGGTTCCCTGCCTGAGATGGATCGGGTGGCCGTAATCGGAGGGGGCGAGAGTGCGGCCAGTGTGGTCAACGAACTAGTACGCTACCCGTGCAAGGAAATCAAGGTAATTTCTCCGGCAGCAACCATATTCTCGCGCGGCGAAAGCCAGTTCGAAAATCGCTTGTACAGCGAACCTGCCCGTTGGCTCGCGCTTGATGAAGCCGCACGCCGCGATGTTATTTCTCGCACGGATCGTGGGGTTTTTTCTGTGCGGGTACAGGATTTTCTCCAGAGCGATGATCGGGTTCTGCACCTGCGTGGAAAAGCTGAAACTGTTGAGGGGAATGGAGAGTTTGTGGTGATCAGTATCAGCGACACGGTGTTGGGTACTCGGCAAGAGAGTTTCGATCTGGTCGTTGATGCTCGAGGCAATAATCCGCTGTGGTTCACGCAGCTCATGGATGATGACGTACGGGAGCTTCTTGCTGGCGCCTGCGGAGGAACACTCAGATTATCGGGAGTGGAAGAGCGGGTCGGTGCTGATCTGGCACTCGAAGGGGTCGTTCCAAAGCTGTTCCTACCCATGCTTTCGGGATTGCGTCAGGGGCCGGGGTTTGCCAACCTCAGCTGCTTGGGTGAGCTGTCGGATCGGATTTTGGCCGGCATGGGGGTGGGGACTCTTCCTGGCGATATTCTTGACGCCGATCGAAGAAGTGCTGGAAGACAGAAATGA
- a CDS encoding phosphopantetheine-binding protein produces the protein MTRWASAPDTPVPAAEVGAVLRHPDSGSDADDTGPCNEQEQLLIDQVRLVLHLPDDQITLRSNFFALGGDSMSALQLATALGTHGWQADIKDVFLSPDLRSLAATLVPGPTGRPEVTPLTASGLDQKILDRLLDEDKA, from the coding sequence ATGACGCGTTGGGCATCCGCACCCGATACACCGGTCCCTGCTGCGGAGGTGGGTGCAGTACTACGTCATCCAGATTCCGGCAGTGATGCCGATGACACGGGCCCCTGTAACGAGCAGGAGCAGCTCCTCATCGACCAAGTGCGCCTGGTTCTACATCTCCCTGATGACCAGATCACACTGCGCAGCAACTTTTTCGCTCTCGGCGGTGACAGCATGAGTGCCCTGCAACTGGCCACAGCACTGGGGACCCACGGCTGGCAGGCCGATATCAAGGACGTTTTCCTCAGTCCAGACCTCAGGTCATTGGCAGCCACACTGGTGCCAGGGCCCACAGGTCGACCCGAGGTGACACCTCTCACAGCGTCCGGACTCGACCAAAAAATTCTGGATCGGCTCTTGGACGAGGACAAAGCATGA
- a CDS encoding AMP-binding protein produces the protein MTSIVDVVALSPTQAGMVAVSASHPTYDPYLVTMAFDLTEITTTQVHRLRSALEGLCQRHGHLTGQIRSEGLPHPVLLIRDGARPQWEMRDLRAEPDPIAAAQELRATEGNRPLSLSTGPLTRATLLQVGGDSVRGRYVLLLTMHHVIIDGWCMPTLVSELVSLMSETGNHLEPPVPLRNYASWIAAQDRGVSEDIWKADLADVQDMPRVGRGNAAEKAPHVGEHRLDDADTTAVRNYAREHGLTLATLVQLAWGRVLSSAVGQDEVTFGQTSSGRHPDISGGDHIIGGLVTTTPVHVRIDDRSPAEAGAELQARLARLRRHDWLGSGGVAQASGSGDRELFDTLVVVENTPTGDVHQPIDLGDDAKARLLRIDSPSHYPVTLVVVDDGELVVRAECHDSHALGVWSFADPQQTARRTARALTELVTAHSLAEVDILLEGESATIQGAIAPINLPESLDSALQAAVSRAPQARALLDEFGEISFAECHAAVTALAGTLHTAGADTGEPVAVALPRDRRAVIAPFAIAAAGGITVHLDPTQPVGRMAQIISDSGASLVLTDSTTATALGQEMSQGIRCGVPEILAPGRVTWHTFGYPRPGQLPPLPDARRLAYVVFTSGSTGRAKGVAVSHEAILSYWKHHDGHVLRPTEKLLGRQVRVAHAWSTGFDAAWQPQVALLSGQCVDIISEETRNDPERLVHALATRSIDIFDTTPSMLLRLLSAGLLEDEQHRLSVLALGGEAIPQDLWNRLRSLGIVVWNCYGPTEATVECFMARVDRHAHPTIGYPLDGMGAAILDHRLRPLPPGMPGQLTVWGTQLAEGYLGRPEETAQAFQQAIGGQRCYLTGDMARRNPDGTVIFDGRRDEQVKINGYRVEPEESATILRSLTGVHDACVVVEEEHERPFLGALVVTDRPAVEIRSEAATHLPPYLLPRVMVPVRRLPLTRNGKLDRVAVTRLLKETSHRERETVDGPGESSPALKDLLAAVSRLTGQTPAPSSRFDELGVDSIGLMDVVAALRNPPADGTAWQVRVRDLVESFSLADAALQMRPFEAPDPDNPAATPRSWPLARLARTYVTTSGSSLATIAQSQVVALPKGDDAELMRIAEDLLSSLVVAHPILAARLNDNGTMLLSSGAPPSLDMHPADRALADIRDCQLDLLDPWRGPLCTASVRRGEPGQSPLLLITVHHLAVDVVSWHVLGDDIGHFSQGKAITPEQPLPQNSEAVTTRELSDRITYGPALGKRHADPRVDLGLTPALWRRTSRSSTDAVLNAASHGINMADLLGIITAVTDRDIAQSYGNSVDTDRAWYTLETHGRKGMENTRAVGWFTAERTYSVPVPEAMHRDALMLSLVEKREDSYALAVSCLNYLGRMDFPRQSEGAAWQFLPPDQLISELGSSGVGTLPARFSMMLTAHVEGADEGPVITIAFAGASGLLTQDQVEEYATRWLTNLERFATETEEMNR, from the coding sequence ATGACCTCGATTGTCGATGTGGTGGCCCTCTCCCCCACGCAAGCAGGCATGGTCGCCGTCTCTGCATCGCATCCCACCTATGACCCCTATTTGGTAACCATGGCGTTCGACCTGACAGAGATCACCACAACGCAGGTGCACCGCCTTCGCTCTGCCTTGGAAGGTCTGTGCCAACGTCACGGACATCTCACCGGCCAGATTCGCAGCGAGGGGCTACCCCATCCGGTACTGCTCATCCGCGACGGCGCCCGCCCACAATGGGAGATGCGTGATCTACGCGCTGAGCCCGATCCCATTGCTGCAGCGCAGGAACTCCGGGCCACGGAAGGCAATCGACCGCTGTCCTTGTCAACCGGCCCGCTGACCCGGGCGACACTACTCCAGGTAGGTGGAGACAGCGTCAGAGGACGCTACGTGCTGTTACTCACGATGCACCACGTGATCATCGACGGCTGGTGTATGCCAACCCTGGTCAGTGAACTTGTTTCTCTAATGAGCGAAACCGGAAATCACCTGGAACCCCCTGTGCCATTGCGAAATTATGCGTCCTGGATCGCCGCCCAGGATCGCGGTGTTTCCGAGGACATCTGGAAAGCAGATCTTGCCGACGTCCAGGACATGCCCCGGGTCGGACGCGGAAACGCAGCCGAGAAAGCACCACACGTCGGTGAACACCGTCTTGATGATGCGGACACCACTGCCGTGCGGAATTATGCGCGTGAGCATGGTCTTACCTTGGCCACTCTCGTGCAGTTGGCGTGGGGACGGGTGCTGAGCAGCGCGGTCGGCCAAGATGAGGTCACATTCGGCCAGACAAGTTCTGGTAGGCACCCCGACATTTCAGGAGGAGATCACATCATCGGTGGCCTGGTGACCACCACTCCGGTGCATGTTCGGATCGACGATCGCAGCCCAGCAGAAGCGGGTGCCGAGTTGCAGGCGAGACTCGCACGGTTGAGGCGACACGACTGGCTCGGCTCCGGAGGGGTCGCACAGGCATCGGGATCTGGCGATCGTGAGCTCTTCGACACATTGGTGGTGGTGGAAAACACCCCGACCGGAGATGTGCACCAACCCATAGACCTGGGCGACGATGCAAAAGCTCGCCTACTGCGCATCGATTCCCCCAGCCATTACCCGGTGACACTGGTCGTCGTCGATGATGGCGAGTTGGTGGTGCGAGCTGAATGTCATGACAGCCACGCTCTTGGCGTGTGGTCCTTTGCCGACCCACAACAAACCGCACGCCGGACTGCTCGGGCGCTGACGGAACTGGTCACAGCTCATTCGTTGGCCGAGGTGGACATCCTCTTGGAGGGTGAATCCGCAACGATACAGGGGGCTATTGCACCGATTAACCTGCCGGAATCCCTGGACTCGGCGCTCCAAGCGGCAGTATCCAGGGCTCCCCAAGCTCGAGCTCTGTTGGATGAATTCGGCGAAATTAGCTTTGCGGAATGTCACGCTGCTGTGACTGCTCTAGCGGGAACGCTGCACACGGCAGGAGCGGACACGGGTGAGCCGGTTGCCGTGGCGCTGCCCCGGGACCGGCGAGCCGTAATCGCGCCTTTTGCCATAGCAGCTGCCGGTGGGATCACGGTCCATCTGGACCCCACCCAACCCGTGGGACGGATGGCACAGATCATCTCTGATTCGGGAGCATCCTTGGTACTCACTGATTCCACGACGGCGACCGCCCTGGGGCAGGAGATGTCCCAAGGGATACGCTGCGGCGTTCCTGAGATCCTGGCTCCGGGCCGGGTGACGTGGCACACATTCGGCTACCCACGCCCGGGACAGCTGCCACCGTTGCCCGATGCTCGTCGACTGGCGTACGTCGTGTTCACCTCTGGCAGCACGGGCCGGGCGAAGGGAGTGGCCGTTTCTCACGAAGCCATCTTGAGCTACTGGAAGCACCACGACGGCCATGTCCTGCGTCCCACAGAGAAGCTCCTCGGACGTCAGGTGCGGGTGGCTCATGCTTGGTCCACGGGGTTCGACGCCGCATGGCAGCCCCAAGTTGCTCTGCTCAGTGGACAGTGTGTTGACATCATCAGCGAGGAAACCCGCAACGATCCCGAGAGGTTGGTGCATGCTCTGGCCACGCGCTCGATTGACATATTCGATACCACGCCATCGATGCTTCTGCGCCTGCTATCCGCAGGACTGCTTGAGGATGAGCAGCACCGCCTGAGCGTGCTGGCGCTGGGAGGCGAGGCCATCCCACAGGATCTGTGGAATCGGCTCAGGTCCTTGGGAATAGTTGTATGGAACTGTTACGGCCCCACGGAGGCCACTGTTGAATGCTTCATGGCGCGCGTCGATCGTCACGCCCATCCCACCATCGGTTACCCACTCGATGGCATGGGCGCTGCGATACTCGATCATCGCCTGCGCCCCTTGCCCCCCGGCATGCCGGGCCAATTGACCGTATGGGGAACACAGCTAGCAGAAGGTTATCTTGGACGTCCTGAAGAAACCGCTCAAGCTTTTCAGCAAGCCATCGGTGGTCAACGGTGCTACCTGACCGGAGACATGGCACGCCGTAATCCGGATGGCACTGTCATCTTCGATGGTAGACGTGATGAACAGGTAAAAATCAATGGTTATCGCGTCGAACCGGAGGAATCTGCAACGATATTGCGTTCCCTGACCGGCGTACATGACGCCTGTGTGGTAGTGGAGGAGGAACACGAAAGACCATTTCTCGGTGCACTGGTGGTTACTGATCGCCCAGCGGTCGAGATACGCAGTGAGGCGGCGACCCACCTGCCCCCTTATCTTCTGCCACGAGTGATGGTTCCCGTCCGCCGCCTTCCTCTGACTCGTAATGGCAAGCTGGACCGAGTAGCAGTCACCCGACTACTGAAAGAAACAAGCCACAGAGAAAGAGAAACCGTTGATGGCCCAGGTGAAAGCTCACCTGCGCTGAAAGATCTCTTGGCTGCGGTCTCCCGACTGACCGGTCAAACTCCCGCTCCCTCGTCCCGGTTCGATGAGCTCGGAGTCGACAGTATTGGATTGATGGACGTGGTCGCCGCGTTGCGCAATCCTCCTGCTGACGGAACGGCATGGCAGGTCCGGGTACGCGATCTTGTTGAAAGCTTCAGCCTGGCTGACGCCGCCTTACAGATGCGGCCGTTTGAGGCACCCGATCCCGATAATCCAGCAGCAACACCCCGCTCCTGGCCTCTGGCTCGGCTGGCCCGGACCTATGTCACAACTTCGGGTTCCTCTCTCGCTACGATCGCCCAGAGCCAGGTAGTCGCCCTTCCCAAGGGGGATGATGCAGAACTGATGCGTATCGCCGAAGACTTGCTGAGCTCCCTCGTAGTGGCTCATCCCATTCTTGCAGCCCGTCTCAACGACAACGGAACCATGCTACTCAGCAGCGGTGCCCCACCCAGCCTTGACATGCACCCGGCAGACCGTGCGCTAGCTGATATCCGCGACTGCCAGCTCGACCTGCTGGATCCTTGGAGAGGTCCTTTGTGCACGGCCAGTGTGCGCCGCGGGGAGCCCGGTCAATCGCCCTTGCTGCTCATCACGGTACATCACCTGGCGGTGGACGTGGTCTCCTGGCATGTCCTAGGCGATGACATTGGTCACTTCAGTCAGGGCAAGGCCATCACACCCGAACAGCCTCTGCCCCAGAACAGTGAAGCCGTCACGACCCGCGAGCTGTCCGACCGGATAACCTATGGACCCGCGCTGGGGAAACGGCACGCCGACCCCCGTGTCGACCTAGGTTTGACACCCGCACTATGGCGCCGCACTTCAAGGTCAAGTACGGACGCCGTGTTAAACGCAGCGAGCCATGGAATCAACATGGCCGACCTTCTGGGCATCATCACAGCAGTGACGGATCGTGATATCGCACAGTCATACGGCAACTCGGTTGACACTGATCGCGCTTGGTACACCCTTGAAACCCACGGTCGCAAGGGAATGGAGAACACGCGCGCAGTGGGCTGGTTCACCGCCGAGCGGACATATTCGGTGCCCGTACCGGAGGCCATGCACCGTGACGCGCTGATGTTGTCATTGGTCGAGAAACGCGAGGACAGCTACGCCTTAGCCGTCAGCTGCCTAAATTACCTAGGGCGAATGGACTTCCCCCGCCAGTCGGAAGGGGCCGCATGGCAATTCCTTCCACCCGATCAGCTCATCTCAGAGCTAGGTTCATCCGGGGTGGGGACGCTCCCTGCACGGTTCTCAATGATGCTGACAGCCCATGTCGAGGGCGCTGATGAGGGCCCAGTAATCACCATTGCCTTCGCCGGCGCATCAGGCTTGCTGACAC
- the deoC gene encoding deoxyribose-phosphate aldolase, with amino-acid sequence MEISREALARMIDHTLLRTDATPAQVSALIAEARELGVFSVCVSPSMLPLTDDLTPLKVATVCGFPSGNHTPATKAAEAAESSRLGADEIDMVINIGHLKAGEPHRVLEEIAAVREATTGTLKVIIESAALTDEEIITACRAAEDAGADFVKTSTGFHPAGGASPHAVALMAATVDGRLGVKASGGIRDWATAQEMVAAGATRLGLSASRAILEGAPA; translated from the coding sequence ATGGAGATTTCCCGGGAAGCGCTGGCGCGCATGATCGACCACACCCTCCTGCGAACCGACGCCACACCGGCGCAGGTCTCTGCGCTGATCGCGGAGGCCAGGGAGCTGGGTGTCTTCTCGGTGTGCGTCTCGCCGTCGATGCTGCCGCTGACCGACGACCTCACCCCCTTGAAGGTGGCGACGGTGTGCGGGTTCCCGTCCGGCAACCACACCCCGGCGACGAAGGCCGCCGAGGCGGCGGAGTCGTCGCGGCTGGGCGCCGACGAGATCGACATGGTCATCAACATCGGTCATCTGAAGGCCGGTGAACCGCACCGGGTGCTCGAGGAGATCGCCGCTGTGCGCGAGGCCACTACCGGAACGTTGAAGGTCATCATCGAATCCGCGGCCCTGACCGACGAGGAGATCATCACCGCCTGCCGGGCCGCCGAGGATGCGGGCGCCGACTTCGTGAAGACCTCAACGGGCTTCCACCCGGCGGGCGGCGCCAGCCCCCACGCCGTCGCACTGATGGCGGCTACCGTTGACGGTCGCCTCGGGGTCAAGGCCTCCGGTGGCATCCGCGACTGGGCCACCGCCCAGGAGATGGTCGCCGCGGGGGCCACCCGCCTGGGGTTGTCCGCCAGTCGCGCCATCCTGGAGGGCGCCCCAGCCTGA